The following are encoded together in the Dickeya lacustris genome:
- the murA gene encoding UDP-N-acetylglucosamine 1-carboxyvinyltransferase: protein MDKFRVQGPTRLAGEVTISGAKNAALPILFAALLAEEPVEIQNVPKLRDIDTTMKLLGQLGVRVERNGSVHIDASAVNVFCAPYELVKTMRASIWALGPLVARFGQGQVSLPGGCAIGARPVDLHINGLEQLGAHITLEEGYVKASVDGRLKGAHIVMDKVSVGATVTIMSAATLATGKTIIENAAREPEIVDTANFLNTLGAKISGAGSDKIVIEGVERLGGGVYRVLPDRIETGTFLVAAAVSGGKVLCRNTRPDTLDAVLAKLREAGADIDVGEDWISLDMHGRRPKAVNVRTVPHPGFPTDMQAQFSLLNLVAEGTGVITETIFENRFMHIPELIRMGAQAEIESNTVICHGVAHLSGAQVMATDLRASASLVLAGCIAEGTTVVDRIYHIDRGYDRIEDKLRALGANIERVSAND, encoded by the coding sequence TTCGTGTGCAGGGGCCAACCCGGCTCGCTGGTGAAGTTACTATTTCCGGCGCTAAAAACGCTGCCCTGCCTATCCTGTTCGCTGCCTTGCTGGCTGAAGAGCCGGTAGAAATCCAAAATGTTCCCAAACTGCGTGATATCGACACCACCATGAAGCTGCTCGGTCAGTTAGGGGTTCGTGTCGAGCGTAATGGGTCGGTGCATATCGATGCCAGCGCCGTCAATGTTTTTTGTGCGCCGTATGAGCTGGTGAAAACCATGCGTGCGTCTATCTGGGCGTTGGGGCCGCTGGTGGCTCGATTCGGCCAGGGGCAGGTGTCTTTGCCGGGAGGATGTGCGATTGGCGCACGCCCGGTGGATTTGCACATTAATGGCCTGGAGCAACTGGGCGCTCACATTACATTGGAAGAGGGCTACGTCAAGGCCTCCGTCGATGGTCGTCTGAAAGGCGCTCACATCGTCATGGATAAAGTCAGCGTAGGCGCAACGGTGACTATCATGAGCGCCGCCACCCTTGCCACCGGTAAAACGATTATCGAAAATGCGGCGCGTGAGCCGGAGATTGTGGATACCGCCAATTTCCTCAATACCCTGGGCGCTAAAATTAGCGGCGCCGGTAGCGACAAGATAGTCATTGAGGGGGTTGAGCGTTTAGGCGGCGGCGTGTACCGGGTTCTGCCAGACAGGATTGAAACCGGCACCTTTTTGGTTGCCGCAGCGGTTTCGGGCGGCAAGGTGTTGTGCCGTAATACCCGCCCTGACACGCTGGACGCTGTGCTGGCTAAATTACGTGAGGCCGGTGCCGATATCGACGTTGGCGAAGACTGGATAAGCCTTGATATGCATGGCCGCCGTCCGAAAGCGGTGAATGTCAGAACGGTGCCGCATCCCGGTTTTCCTACCGACATGCAGGCGCAATTCAGCCTGTTGAATCTGGTGGCGGAAGGGACGGGCGTTATCACTGAAACCATTTTTGAAAACCGTTTCATGCACATTCCCGAACTGATTCGTATGGGCGCGCAGGCGGAAATCGAAAGTAATACGGTTATTTGCCACGGTGTCGCGCATCTGTCCGGTGCGCAGGTGATGGCAACCGATTTACGCGCGTCTGCCAGTTTGGTGTTAGCGGGCTGTATTGCCGAAGGCACTACCGTGGTGGATCGTATTTATCACATCGATCGCGGCTATGATCGCATTGAAGATAAATTACGGGCGCTGGGTGCCAATATTGAACGCGTCAGCGCGAACGATTGA
- the degS gene encoding outer membrane-stress sensor serine endopeptidase DegS: MLTKLLRSALFGVLVAGILLLILPSLRSSQGLLKASSDSSQETPVSYYQGVRRAAPAVVNVYNQANDPTTKNELNIRTLGSGVIMNRKGYILTNKHVISNAAQIVVTLQDGRIFEALLVGSDTLTDLAVLKIDGPNLPEIPINPKRVFHVGDVVMAIGNPYNLGQTVTQGIISATGRVGLSSSGRQNFLQTDASINRGNSGGALVNTIGELVGINTLSFDKSNDGGTPEGIGFAIPVALATKIMNKLIQDGRVIRGYIGIKGAQREKLGNQISGLERLQGIMVNHVEAGGPADKAGIKEGDLLLEVNGKPARSVIETMDQVAEIRPGSVIPVVVFRDNQEIRLNMTIQEYPSDE; encoded by the coding sequence ATGCTAACCAAACTGTTACGTTCGGCGCTGTTCGGTGTTCTGGTCGCCGGGATTTTGCTGCTAATACTCCCCTCGCTACGCTCCAGTCAGGGCTTATTGAAAGCCAGCAGCGACAGCAGCCAGGAAACACCGGTGAGTTACTATCAAGGTGTGCGCCGCGCCGCGCCTGCCGTGGTGAACGTATACAATCAGGCGAACGACCCGACCACCAAGAATGAGCTGAATATTCGCACTCTTGGTTCCGGCGTTATCATGAATCGAAAAGGCTATATCCTGACGAATAAGCACGTCATCAGTAATGCTGCACAGATAGTGGTGACGCTACAGGATGGCCGGATATTTGAAGCATTACTGGTCGGCTCCGATACCCTGACGGATTTAGCCGTACTCAAAATCGATGGCCCCAACCTGCCGGAAATCCCCATCAACCCCAAACGAGTGTTCCATGTCGGTGATGTCGTCATGGCTATTGGCAACCCCTATAACCTGGGGCAAACCGTGACTCAGGGGATCATCAGCGCAACCGGACGCGTCGGGTTAAGCTCATCTGGCCGCCAGAACTTCCTGCAAACCGATGCCTCTATCAACCGGGGCAACTCCGGGGGGGCGTTGGTTAATACCATCGGTGAACTGGTGGGTATCAACACGCTGTCATTTGATAAAAGTAACGATGGCGGCACTCCTGAAGGTATCGGGTTTGCCATTCCCGTTGCGCTGGCGACCAAAATCATGAATAAGTTAATTCAGGATGGTCGGGTTATCCGTGGCTACATTGGCATTAAAGGGGCGCAGCGGGAGAAACTCGGAAATCAGATCTCCGGGCTTGAGCGTCTGCAAGGGATTATGGTTAACCACGTCGAAGCAGGGGGCCCCGCTGATAAAGCCGGGATCAAAGAAGGCGATTTACTGCTGGAAGTCAATGGCAAACCGGCCCGTTCAGTGATTGAAACCATGGATCAGGTTGCGGAGATTCGCCCGGGTTCAGTCATTCCGGTCGTCGTATTTCGCGATAATCAGGAGATTCGGCTGAATATGACGATTCAAGAGTACCCCAGCGATGAATAA